The uncultured Dysgonomonas sp. genome contains the following window.
AGGCAACTTAAAGGAGAAAGAACGCACGCAAACCCGTAAAGGGAATATCGGATTTGTATTCCAAAGCTTCAATTTGATTGAAGAAATGACGGTCTTCGAAAATGTCGAACTTCCCCTTACCTATCTGAAAGTAAAAGCATCGGAACGCAAAAAACGTGTAGAAGACACTCTCCGCAGAATGAGCATAAGCCATAGGGCAAGCCATTTCCCCAACCAGCTATCGGGAGGTCAACAACAACGTGTTGCCATAGCACGCGCTGTTATTGCCAATCCCAAACTGATACTGGCCGATGAGCCGACCGGTAATCTGGATTCTAAAAACGGAAAAGATGTGATGGACCTACTCACCGAGCTCAACAGGGAAGGCGCTACCATTGTCATGGTAACCCACTCTCAGCACGACGCGTCATTTGCACATCGTATAGTGAATCTCTTTGACGGGCAGATCGTTACCGAGGTGGAAAGCATGATGTAATGCTTCATACATATCTATTCCCTATGAATTAATGAAGTAATATACTTATGAAACAATTTTTCAGGAATTTCAGGAAACAAAAAACCGTGGGTATACTTAATATTTGCGGTTTAAGCCTCGGTATCATGGTTTCCATCACAGTCGGATTGTGGGCTATCAATGAATTATCCTTCGACAACTTTCATAAAAACGGAGAAAGGATGTATCGGGTAGTACAAAGCTTTGAGTATGGAAGTATTCCTATCAAAGCGGCCACAGCTTTTAAACCTTTGGGAGAATTGGCTGCGGCAGAAATTCCTGAAATAGAACAGATGTGCAGAGTCGTTATTGAAGACAATGGTATTGAGATTGACCGGATCACATATTTTAATGTGAGAAATATTATTACCGACCATAATTTCTTTTCATTTTTCTCTTTTCCCCTGAAAGAAGGAAATATTGAAACTGCTTTCTCTGCTCCCGACAACGTTATTTTGACAGAATCGGCTGCAAAAAGGTACTTCCCAAATAGAAATCCCATAGGTCAGACTGTGATCTTTCATGGATGGAAATTTACCGTATCTGCTATTATGTACGATATGCCGCGAAACTCTCATATACAAGCTGATATTGTTTTCCCTCTATTTTCTTTTTTCAAAGACTGGGGATGGGATAGCAGTTTTAAGTATGATACCTATTTTGTTCTTTCGCCAAATGCAGACATTCATTCTATAGAAAAGAAGGTTAGTCTGATAAATAAGAGAGGTATATCAGCTTTTATAGGCGATATTCCTGTAGAACTGGAGCATCTGCAAGATATTCATTTCAGCAAAACGAGTGCAAGTTTCGATAGTGCGATAAAAGGCAATGAAGGACTTTTAAAAACGTTTATTAGTATTGCCATAGCCATTCTTATCATAGCTTGCATCAATTTTACAAACCTTTTCATTTCTACTTCTTTCATCAGGGCAAAAACTATCGGAATCAAGAAATCGCTAGGAGCCGATAAAAAACTTCTTATACTGGACTTCTATAAAGAAACTGCGGCATACGTTCTGATTGCTGTATTTTTAGGCATATTACTTGCAATGCTGGCTCTTCCGGTTTTCAATAATTACACACAGTCTAATGTGATTATAGATTACCTTTCTCCTGAATTATACATCTTTATTTTTACTCTGGCAGTAATTACAATCATTATAGCCGGTTCGTTCCCAGCTTTTCAAATGACCAAATTCGGAGTTATAGAAACCCTTAAAGGAAAATTCCGGGGAAAAAAGATGTCTATATTCCAGAAGGTACTTATAATCATCCAATTCTCCACATCTATTTGCCTGCTCATCGTAGTACTTTTCTTTGCTAAGCAAATAGATCAGATACTGAGTCAGGATCTGGGTTTCGACAATAAAAATATAGTTTATATAAATGGCTGGGGAGATTTTGGCCGCGATTATAACGCTCTGCGTGAAGAAATGATACAAGAGCCCTCTATTATAGATGTAGCGATGAAACAATATGACCTGCCTCTTAGAGGAGGAAATGGAATAGGTGGAAAAAACGTAGAAACAGGAGAAGAGATATTGCTTGACCTGTCGGAAGTTTCACCTAATTACTTCGACTTCTACGGTATGGTATTCATTTCCGGGGAAAATCCTCTGTATGAAGAAAGTGCTGCTAGTTCCCGCTTCTGTGTCATAAATGAACGGGCAGCACAACTATTGGGACTCAAGGATCCTGTAGGTAAAGCTTTTCACATAATATCTGTAGGAGGAAAACTCAGCGAAAACGATGGAAAAGAGTATATTGTGAAAGGTGTGATACGCGATTCGTATGTAAAATCGTTATATCAGGAACCTGATGCTCAGATGTATCTCAATTTATCCAGAGACGATCACAATCCAATATTCTTCAAGGTTGCCGGAAACCCTCAAAGAGCAATAAAGACCATAGAAAAGAAATGGAAGCAAATGTTGCCGAATGTACCTTTCGAATATCATTATCTGGATACAACATATGAAGCTCAATATACATCCGAAATGAATGCCCGCAACGTATTAAGCTATGCATTAATTATCACTCTGATAATTACCGTCATGGGCTTATATGCGATGGTATTTTATTCCACCCAGCGAAGGATAAAAGAGATAGGTATCCGCAAAATAAATGGGGCTACTATTCTCGACCTTATCGCATTATTGAACAAAGACACTATAATATGGATAGTAATCTCATTCTTCATAGCCTGCCCCGTATCATATTATTTTGTGTCCCGCTGGCTCGATGGTTTCATCATAAAAACATCATTGAGCATCTGGATATTCCTGGGAGCCGGGGCGCTGTCTTTCATCATCGCAATGCTTACAGTCTGTTATCAGACATGGAAGGCGGCCAATATGAATCCTGTAAATGCAATACAAAATGAATAGTATTAGTTTCCATAGATAATTGTAATTGTAAAGGAGTATAAAAGGTTTAGAAGCAAACACACTCTTTCTCTTTCTTTCCTTGTTTTTAGCCTTTTGCTCCTTTTACAATTCATGTTAATTCAATAAGTCAAAGAACTCTTTATGTACCATATACCGTTTATACTCCGTCGCTTTCTGAAAAGCAAAAGTCTCCGTATTATAAATCTGCTGGGATTAACACTCATGTTTGCCTGTATGCTGGTTTCCTACACATACATCAAACGCGAACTCAGCTACGATAAATTCTACAACAATGCTCACCGGATAGTCCGCATGACTCTTTCATATGATGATAATATAGCCGACGGACGTATTTATGGTACCTCTACAAAACAAATATGGCAAAACATACCCGAGATAGAAGACGAGCTCAAATTAGAGATGGTAAACACGGCAATACTAAACCATAACGGAAGTAAGCAAGTACTTAATAATCTCTTCTTTGCCAGTGAAAACTTACTGAATATTCTCGACATCCCTTTAATAGAAGGTAATAGCAGAGAAGCATTCAAGTCCCCCGAAAGTGTCATTATCAGCGAACGCCTCGCACTCCAACTCTTTGGCAGGACAGATGTAATCGGCGAAAAAATAGAATTGAGCAGCAGACGCATTGAATCCACAGTGTATTTTATAAGGGGTGTATTTAAGAACATGCCGGAAAACACCCACTTTCATAGCGATATTATTATCCACAAAGCCGATTTCGACAATTTTTATCACTATGTGTATCTGTTGATGAAGGATGGTTATGACCTTGCTGACATCCAAAGCAGGCTGACTGCCAATTTCAAATCACAGAACCCGGATAGCAGGAATGCCATAATCAATCTGATACCGATGACCGATATCCATTTGCACAGCCATTTACTACGCGAAATGGAAACCAACGGTAATATATATTACATCTACCTGATAGCTGGTATCAACCTCCTTCTTCTTATAATCGTCCTGTTCAATCTATGGCTCAATTCCAGTGTAATCTTTTCTTACAATAAGCGGTACTACCAGTTGTTGAGAATGAATGGAGCTTCCTCTTCGGTAGTAATAAAAGACGAGACATGGGTTTCGCTACTCTTAGCCGTTATCTCCATATTATCAGGGAAGTTACTGTCGGTATTTATCGGCAGCTATTTCTCCATCTCATTCTCCGCTTTATCCATAACCGAAACAGTCGGCATCGCCATTCTTTTCATTCTTTCCACCATCTTTGTATCGCTGTTGCCTATCCTTATAAATATGTCGGCAACCGCCTTTCTGAATGATCAGGCAGACTTACGGCAATCCCGTTTTTCTATATCCAATGTAAAATACATGCTCATAGTACAGTATAGTATTGTCCTGTTCATTATCATTGTAGGTATCGGTATTAATAACCAAATGGCCCTTATCCGTAATACTCAGGTTGCAGGCAACAATGACAGTATACTTGTATTTGAAGAACAACCGCACGAGGTCATAGAAAACTATACTGCCTTCCGAAACGAACTCCTCAAACACAGCGAAATAGAATCGGTTACAGCCGCTATGCAACTACCGGGAAATGCTGTTCGCGACATGATTGTCATAACCACCGAAGGAAAAGACCCTGCATACATACCTGTACTTGTCGTCGGTGAAGACTTTATGCAAACCTTCGATATAAAGCCTGTAGCCGGAACTCTGTTTCCACCCCTTCGGTTATCATATGCGGAAGAAGCAAACCTTCAGCAGAGGAAGATGAATGAAGAAGGCTTTAAATCATCCCACAGAGACAATATCATAGTCAACAGAAAAGCACTTGGTCAATTAGGCTTCTCCTCGCCAGAAGAAGCTATCGGAAAAGAGGTGGGCATAGGCCACAATTCTCTCGACTATTTCCCTACAGGAATAATCTGCGGAGTAGTCGAAGATTTTACATACACCAATGTTTATGAAGATGCCATCCCTATGGTTATACTCCAACGCAATATGTTTATGAATTGCTTCATTATCCGCATTGCTCCAGGCAGTAACGAACAGGCTTTAGCTACTCTGAACTCTGTATGGGCTACATTAAACCCCGATTATCCGATCAACTACAAATTCTTGTCTGACTCTTACAAATCTCTATATGTGAACGAACTGAATGCTGAAAAGGTCGTATTATTCTTCTCCATACTGTCTTTCGTTATCACTATCCTCGGACTGATTATATTCATGGCCTTTATGATAAAGAACCGTATGAAGGAAATCAGTATCCGCAAAGTAAATGGCGCTACCAACAGCGAGATAGTCTTTATGCTCAATTTCGGATTGCTGCGATGGATATTCCTATCCTTTGTTATAGCAATGCCCGCCGCATGGTATGTAATGGACAAGTGGCTCGAAAACTTCGCATATAAAACAACTATCTATTGGTGGATATTTGTCCTTGCCGGAATATCAGTCCTTTTGATTTCTTTCCTTGCTATCAGTTGGCAAAGTCTCAAGGCAGCTCGTATCAATCCGGCAAAATCATTAAAAGGGGATTAGAATTCTTACTTCTTGCCCTTAAAGTTCTCTATTGCTTTCAGCAGGCGGTCCAGAGGGCCGATATCATAACGAAGATCGAAACGTATATTATTAAAGTCCAGCTTGTTGACAACACGGGTAGTTGCATTGTATTTCTTGGTATACGACTTACCTACAAGGCGATAAATATTATCGAGGTCTTTGGCCGGATGCTCCCTTGCTTGCGGATCGGAAGCATAAGGATCGAATCCCAGTTTATCTTTTATAAAGCGTCCTGTCAGCCGTTTGTCAATTTTTTTCAGGTGATTAGTCTCTGCCAGAAACCATGCCTCTATTTCGTGCACAGCTATAATGACATCGAAGTAGTGAGCATCATTCTTTAGCTTGTTAGGCAGAAACCGCAACCCTTTTTCGAGCTTTTCCAGATCGTCTATCGGCAATGGATACAGGTCGCGCAGGCCAATTATCATTTCATAGCCATTCTTTCGCAAAGTCTCCATATTGTCCAGTATCTCAGATTTCACACGGTTATCCGAACCACAATCGAAAATGAGCACTTCGTATTTCGGGTTACGCGAAAATGAAGAGTTCCGCACAATTTCTACTTTCGGGATATTCACTCCTCCGCGAAATTGTTTCTGTATAATATTTATCTGTTGAGTTCCCAGGATTTCCTTTATCAAGCGATTAACGAAAATCTGCTCGGTCTGTCCTTCAACAAAAAAAGCAATCCGTTTCATCAATCGTTATCTTCATCTATAACACCAAAACCTTTCTTGAAAAAGTCTGTGGCAAGAAAATCAAAGTTATTAAGTCCTGTATATTTAAAATCGTCGAAGGTATCTTTCGAATTAGTGTAATCGTAAAATATTGATTTACTACTCTCCCGCCCTATCACAGACCAGTAACGGAGTGGTATCTGGTTCATAACCTGCCTGTCGTTAGATGTCATAAAGAACTGCATATTCGATTTGTTGACTTTCTTAATTACCAGATCCATCATTTTCTTCGAACTTTCGAAATCGAGGCCTTCGCCCATATCGTCGATAAGCAGGCAAAGGGAAATATCGCTCAGCCGGGCATAACTCAACATAATGAACAAAGATAAGGCACGGAACATCCCCTGCGACATCTCTCGTTGCGAAATGGTATATTCTCCATCTTCTTCAATAAAGATACCAAAGCCGCCACGGGTTTCCTTTATATCGATATTTGTGATCGAATAGCCCAATTCCTGCATACCGGCTTTAACTTCCGATATAAACGTTTCTCCAAAAAGCTCCCACCCCTTGTAGAATGTGTATATGAGCACATCCGGGTCGTCTATGTCATGGTCATCCCCGTCTATTTGGGTATAATCTTTTACCAGTCGATTCTTCTCCAATTGATTGGCAAACAGATAATTCTTTAATGATTCACCCCATGATACAAAATTCGCAAAATAAGGTTTGCCTTCGGCATCGCATTGCGCTATGGCGATTTCGAAATCGGCAACTGCGAACGGAATATTCTCTCCCCGAGGGTTTAATAATATCTTTTTCGACCTGTTCAGTAATACTTTATTATTGAGAGTCAATACTTCATTTGTAACTATTCTGTCCTTAAAGGTCAAAGAATACTTGTAGTTGTCATTATTGCCATTGGTAAATATCAGCTCGAACAATTCGGACGGACTTATCGCATATTTCAAATCTATCCTGCCTGACAATAAATCTGCAATTTCACGGATAACATTCAATGTGCGGCTCTTACCCGAGGCATTCTTTCCCACCAATAGATTTATATTATTGAAATAAGCATAATCCCCTTCATTTCCCACAATGCACCATTCGCGGGGTTCACCTACATAACGTGTATATTTTAAAGCACTTAGTATCATTCTAGTAATAAATTTAGATATTATGAATAGCGTATAAGTAAAGCAACGTATTTAATACAACATTATTTAATGACAACTAACTATTGCTGTTACAGACGAAATAATAATAAAAAGATCTGGAACCTTATCTGCTGTTTCAGATTCAAATATACGTTTTTTTCGGTAATCGGTAAATAAAAAGCAGCAAGCCTTATTTCAAGTTTTTGATTACAATCTCATTTTTACATTCATTAACTATATATAGTTAAAATGTAACGAAAGTAACCAAAAGTAATGAAGAATGAAGAATTAAGAATTACTTTAATTGAAATGTCATTACAAATCGATAGCTCCTCCCCCATTCTTCATTCTTAGTTCTTCATTCTTAATTGTTATCTCCCTATCCACTGCTGCTACAATTTCAGGATCATATGCCCCACCCGCTCTGAAATCATTTTTCTTGAGAATCATTAACTGCCGTTTAGTTTCTTCATCAGGTACTTCAATGATTAATGGACGAGCCTGAAAAGAACGTTCTTTTGCCTTCTCCTGTGCTTTATCATGGCGTTCAAGCACATAGCGGATAGCTCGGATGCTTGGCGGACAGTGTTTCTTCTTTACAACACGGCATTTTTCGTAATCTTCTACAGAATTCTTCTTGTCGGGAATATAGACTATTTTTTCTTCTTTCTGCACATATCCTTCCAAAAGCTGTTTCAAACCCATACGGGCCGAAGCAACTAGTGTTTCTTCTCGGCAGGTAATAGCATCATCTACCGCTTCTTTAAACTCTGGGCGGGTTTTCTTCCAGTGGTAGAAAGTCTTAGGATTGATATTGACGATCTTACAAATTTCGGACACGCCGAAAAGGTCCTGTTCTATCATTTCAATGATACGGGTGGCGGTTTTGTTGGAATATTTCATAACAATAGAGGTTTTAAACTCCTCTTGTCTGCCCCTACGGGGAAAATACAAAGAGGGTATTGGTTAGTAAATTAAATGAATAGCTAAAAGCTCTTTAGCTATAGATAAATGAATTGAAAATTGATAATAATCATATATTATTAATGCAAATCAGTAGTTGAGTATTAATGTTGGATTTATCTATACATAGCTACTTTCTTTTCTCATTATTTGCAAGCTTTCTCTTAGGTCTGCCGCGCCCTCCCGGGCTTGTCCTCACTTTTGGCATTGCCAAAATGAACATTCAAACACAACAAAGTGTAGTCTATAAAAAACGACTAATAAAATCCAACATTTCCATACTACAATAATCACTTCAACTACTGATTGGCATGAATAAAAAACTGGGCGAATTACATCATGATTAATTTAATAAAAAAAACAGGAGCAGAATTATTCTGCCCCCGTTCCCATTATTTATTTCTATTATTTACAATTTCACATTCTTACCCGTCTTGCTGCTCTCTATGGCCGCATTGAGTATCTCTACAACTATAAGGTTGTTTTCTAAAGAAGACAGGTCGGTAGGCTTCACCTCAATTTCGCCACGTACAGCAGCTTTAAGGTAATAGAAAGAATCGTTGTACGGTGCGGTCAGCTTTTCGGCTACCATCTTATTCTCTTTCTTATCCGAATATACACGCATATCATTTGCATTATCCTGATATATATAGCCTTTTTCACCATAGATATGCATATCCTTGCGGCTCATCGGCCAGTTCCACGAAGCCATGATAACAACTGTGGCATCAGGATACTCAAGCATTATAGTTGCATCATCGTCCACTTTGGGATAAACCTGTGGTTTCAGATGCTGCAATGTAGCGGATACGCTTATAGGCTTCCGGCCTCCCATCAACCATGTACTCAGGTTTGCTCCATAACAACCAAAGTCTACAACAGCACCACCTCCATTGAGCACCGGATCGGTAAGCCAACGGAGAAATTCCGGTCCACAACCGATTTCTACAGGACCCTGATGTCCATCATATACATTTATACGCGATATCCGGCCAATTGCATTTTCATTCTTAATCAGGTCGTAAGCTTTATGATTGGCGGCATACCATGTTGTTTCATAATTGGTAAGCACCATTATATTATGCTTGCGAGCCAGTTCTGCTATGCGTTTTGCTTGCTCTGTTGTGGTAGCGAGCGGTTTCTCTACCATTACGTGTATGCCACGCGGTGCGCAGGCTTCGATTACACGCAGATGGTCATATATGCTTTCATAAACAATAACAGCTTCGGGCTTGGTTTTATCCAGCATTTCATCCAGATTCTCAAAGAATTTACTCTTGTCTACTTTTGCCCGTAATGTCTTATTGTTCCAAAGTGAAGTATCTTTTTCAGCAATACCTACCACTTCGAAATCACCCCTGTCGAGGCGGGAAAGGACTTCCCATAAGTGCCCGTGCGAAAGGCCTGCCACAGCAAGGCGGAGCGGTTTATCATTTTGTGCCGATACAATTGCGGATATAGCTGATAAAGCCATTATCAGAAGGATTTTAATTTTTATCATGTGTACTTACAGGTTAAATTAACGTTGTTCAAAGGTAAAAAAATAATAAGAGCCTGTTTAAATTTCAGGTAAAATTTAAACAGGCTCTTAGTCCCAATCCTTCTTTCTATAGCTTTTATTCTAAAGGAAATGTATCAATATTTCCATCTGCAATATTATAAATGCAAATTCAAGATATTACAATTTTCACTGCTCACTTCTTCATAAGAGCAACCGTACACCACAAATAAGGAGCCTGACCGTGAAAATCTCCCGCCAGACGGGGACGGTCGTAATAATACTGCTTATCGTTCTTCTTACCTGTACCGATACAGACTTCAGTCACATTGTTACGCTCGTCGATATACGGAATCATTGCCAGCCATGCTTTCCGGGCTGCAGGTGCATATTCTTTAGCATCCAGCCAGCCATTTTTTACACCTACAATAAATCCATAGGTAAACATAGCTGATCCTGATGTCTCAACCCAGCAGTCAGGCTCATCGATCAACTGGTTCCACATACCACTTGGAGTCTGATATTTTTTCAAACTTTCCATCATGGTAAGGTAACCTTTCATAATACGTGGACGGTCTTTATGATCGGCAGGAAGATATGTCAGCAGATCAGCCATACCTACAGCCATCCAGCCATCGCCGCGACCCCAATAGTAAGGAACATCCGGTGCATGGTAGAAAAGTCCGTTAGGACGCTGTATCTCTTCCAGATAGAGTACCATCTCCTTTGCCGCGCGGTCAATATACTTGGAGTCTCCGGTCACTTTATATGCCTCGGCCTGTACCGAAGTAATCATATACATATCGTCGATCCATAAGCGGGTCTGCCACGAATAGCCTTTTTCTGCCCAGGCTTTTTCCGCAGGTTTTGCATTAGCCGGAACTTCCCATTGAGTATCGGCATAAGCCATACCCATATCCAGATAACGTTTATCTTTTGTTATCTGATAAAGTTTAAGGGCCAATCCGCCAAACATATTATAATCGACATGATTCATCGGAGGTAATAATGCTTTCTCCCGAGTAAAGAAAGGTTCAAATCTGTCTTGTAGAAGTTTTATTAGTTTCTGATCTTTTGTCTGAAGGGCATAATCGAGAGCCCCTGTCCAAGTACAGACTTCGGCATAATGAATATATCTCCCTGCATAAAGGTCGTGCCTGTCGTCTACTATATGATATGCCAGACGTTTACCTACTTCTTCGGGAGTAAATCCTTTGGAGAAGTTAGTTAGCTGGCTTTGCTGGGAAAACAAAAACTGGAATGGTAAAAGAAGTAATAACGTAAATAATTTTCGAAACATAATATTGATTTTTAATTATAAAATATATCTGAAATAAACCTCCGGCTTGTTGTCCGGTAAGATGATCCAGTATCTGATTACAATTTAGAATACTAACAATTACAATAATTGCCCGACCTCTTTCAGTCGGCTCCTAAGTTTATTTATATCGACATTATGAACATCGGGCTTTGTTGTTTTAAAAATCTGTCCGGCAGCTACACCGGCAGCTTCTCCCGTAACCAGACATGGAGGCATTACCCTCAGACTGCCATGTGCATAATGGTCAGTGGAGATACAACGTCCGGCTACAAATACATTTTTAAGTCCTACCGGAAGAAGACATCTGAAAGGTATGCCATGAGACTCTCCTTTTCCATAGCGTTTATATTCTTTTGCATCACTTTTATGTATATCTATGTAATAAGAGTTACGTCCGATGCCATCCTCAAACTCCCTACGGGCCAGCCAGTCTTCGACTGTAAAGGTATAATCGCATTTGATACGTCGGCTTTCTCGGACACCCATCAAGGCGCCTGTGGTAGCCAGATAGGAAGCTGCAAATACTTTTGGTTCGTACTCTGCCAATCCTTCCTGAAACTGCCGGGCTATTTTACGGCCAACCATCATTGCTGACGAAAGTGAAACAGGATTGGTACTATCCACCGTAACATGACCTGCATTAAAGGCCAGATAGCCTGGTCCTGCATACTTGTCATTGATATGGCTATCCTTTATCAAAGGATATTTCCCCGACTTAAGCATTTCATGTATAGGGCCATCCTTTCTACTGGTATGTACACTGCCGATCAGCGAAAATTGGTACGGATCAATATTCGCCAGTGCGAAACAAAGTGTACCTTCCTGTACTGTCCCTTTGCCGTCGCCCGTATCAAATTTTGCTCCGGCCCACGCTGCAAGATCACCATCACCCGTACAGTCGATAAACAGTTTGGCCTTGTAGGCAGTAAGACCGGCCTTATTCCCGACAATGACAGCATCTACCACTCCGTCCTGCTTCATTTCCACGGCAGCCATAGTAGAAAAGAACAAAACAGATACCCCTTCCGACGTTACCAGATCATCATACACCACTTTCAGATATTCTGAGTTGATCGGAACCCAGTCGTCTCCTTTTACGTGAGGAACTCCTTTCTTTGCTTCCAAGAATACCTTTTCCGCTATCCCTTTATAAATAATCTTTTCCTTATCCGTAAAAGGACACCATGCGTTCAACAGGCCGGAAGTCCCCATTCCACCAAGAGCACCGGTTCCTTCTATCAGTAAAACTTTCGCTCCTTCGCGTGCGGCAGCGGTGGCAGCAGCACATCCTGAAGGACCGCCTCCGACAACAACTACATCCCACTGATCGTCTACTTTTATACCCTCTTTCCGGGATATAGTCTGTGAGGATATTGTTTCCCCTGCCGAGATACTGCTGTTCGCAATTGAAGCCAGCCCCAGCATGCCTGCATTGCGCAGAAATTTTCTTCGTTCCATATGTATTAATTTAAATTGCTATATGAGTGTTTTTCATTTTACTAAAATAGTATTTTTCACTTGAGAAACATTACAACCCTTCAGAATCAATGAATAATTATCTGCCGGAAGATTCTTTTTATCCGTCTCTATTGTTATACTGCGGCTTTCTCCCGGCATCATACTAAAAAAGTTATCGGTATAGTATGAAGGGCGTACAGGTTTACCTGCCGAGTCGAGCCATTGCAATTGCGTGAAGAATGCAATTGAACGGTTCGTATTTTTCAGCTCGATGTCTATATAATGTTTTCCTTCGCTTACACGTGTTTTGTATTTCATCGACAGTTTAGCCGGAGCAAGTTCTTTTATACTCTGGAAACCTGCTGTAGTAGGCCCTGTCATAGATTTCATCCCTTCATATACGCTCGTGGAACGCCAGTAGAAGTTACTGCCCACTTCCTTTCCTGTACTATCAAAAAGGCGAAGCTTGATAAAATGAACGGGCGAGATATTCGCAGGGAAATCAATTTTAAATACATCATTTACAACTCCATCTTCGGGAAGATCGACCGAAGCCTGATTTTTCCATACTTGTTTTGAGTTGATATCGAATACTTCAGCTGTAACCTTATAACCGGAAAAAGCCTTATAATAGTCGTTTACCACCGATACCGTATTTTTCAGATAGTCGAACTGGGGGTGTAGCGGTTCACATGCATTTGCTGCCGCATAGAGTGCTGCCGTAGGTTCGAGCGACCAGTCCCACATTCGCCCGCAAACCTGACGGACAGGAGAATTGTGATACCAGAAAAGAACTCCGGAAGTATAGCGGTCTCCATAATTTA
Protein-coding sequences here:
- a CDS encoding Gfo/Idh/MocA family oxidoreductase, with the protein product MIKIKILLIMALSAISAIVSAQNDKPLRLAVAGLSHGHLWEVLSRLDRGDFEVVGIAEKDTSLWNNKTLRAKVDKSKFFENLDEMLDKTKPEAVIVYESIYDHLRVIEACAPRGIHVMVEKPLATTTEQAKRIAELARKHNIMVLTNYETTWYAANHKAYDLIKNENAIGRISRINVYDGHQGPVEIGCGPEFLRWLTDPVLNGGGAVVDFGCYGANLSTWLMGGRKPISVSATLQHLKPQVYPKVDDDATIMLEYPDATVVIMASWNWPMSRKDMHIYGEKGYIYQDNANDMRVYSDKKENKMVAEKLTAPYNDSFYYLKAAVRGEIEVKPTDLSSLENNLIVVEILNAAIESSKTGKNVKL
- a CDS encoding glycoside hydrolase family 88 protein translates to MFRKLFTLLLLLPFQFLFSQQSQLTNFSKGFTPEEVGKRLAYHIVDDRHDLYAGRYIHYAEVCTWTGALDYALQTKDQKLIKLLQDRFEPFFTREKALLPPMNHVDYNMFGGLALKLYQITKDKRYLDMGMAYADTQWEVPANAKPAEKAWAEKGYSWQTRLWIDDMYMITSVQAEAYKVTGDSKYIDRAAKEMVLYLEEIQRPNGLFYHAPDVPYYWGRGDGWMAVGMADLLTYLPADHKDRPRIMKGYLTMMESLKKYQTPSGMWNQLIDEPDCWVETSGSAMFTYGFIVGVKNGWLDAKEYAPAARKAWLAMIPYIDERNNVTEVCIGTGKKNDKQYYYDRPRLAGDFHGQAPYLWCTVALMKK
- a CDS encoding FAD-dependent oxidoreductase, which gives rise to MERRKFLRNAGMLGLASIANSSISAGETISSQTISRKEGIKVDDQWDVVVVGGGPSGCAAATAAAREGAKVLLIEGTGALGGMGTSGLLNAWCPFTDKEKIIYKGIAEKVFLEAKKGVPHVKGDDWVPINSEYLKVVYDDLVTSEGVSVLFFSTMAAVEMKQDGVVDAVIVGNKAGLTAYKAKLFIDCTGDGDLAAWAGAKFDTGDGKGTVQEGTLCFALANIDPYQFSLIGSVHTSRKDGPIHEMLKSGKYPLIKDSHINDKYAGPGYLAFNAGHVTVDSTNPVSLSSAMMVGRKIARQFQEGLAEYEPKVFAASYLATTGALMGVRESRRIKCDYTFTVEDWLARREFEDGIGRNSYYIDIHKSDAKEYKRYGKGESHGIPFRCLLPVGLKNVFVAGRCISTDHYAHGSLRVMPPCLVTGEAAGVAAGQIFKTTKPDVHNVDINKLRSRLKEVGQLL